A genome region from Methanococcoides burtonii DSM 6242 includes the following:
- a CDS encoding DUF3467 domain-containing protein gives MTEEKTTPEGNVTKKLKIEVIKPEDFKQTYAIGALGGHSPYDFRIGFYNDSPKGFEKSSNSQVIQRSIETEVIMSPLAALELSQWLEQHIRDFEAMFGPITKVKNHLLPVEQPEDTAEIQGYI, from the coding sequence ATGACAGAAGAAAAGACCACTCCTGAAGGGAATGTTACAAAGAAATTGAAGATAGAGGTCATTAAGCCGGAGGACTTCAAACAGACCTATGCTATTGGTGCATTAGGTGGCCACAGTCCATACGATTTTAGGATCGGTTTCTATAATGATAGTCCTAAGGGGTTTGAAAAATCTTCGAATTCACAGGTCATACAGAGGTCCATCGAGACAGAAGTGATAATGTCGCCTCTTGCCGCACTGGAACTGTCCCAGTGGCTTGAGCAGCACATTCGTGACTTTGAAGCTATGTTCGGACCCATCACGAAAGTGAAGAACCATCTACTTCCGGTAGAACAGCCAGAAGATACAGCCGAAATACAGGGATATATCTAA
- a CDS encoding RAD55 family ATPase has translation MSGNLSMGVEVINTPRVSQQQKVAVQELSVSEEGPYKRKLELCAVPKSEVFANNQIPEMQTPVYTAPIISPTGIYVLDRSLGGGLPLSSMVYFSADPRSMSEVFLYEFTQSRKTYYFTTGRRPKYIQRDIINQNLDPSRIIFVDIYSEYYFTPLGDMIDNVGNEHIDSKIIEFTEYNLQNIQNDAGDEDINIIFDNFTFFMNLNVNPGLLKRLTNIIYENSKETNSMTYLYALKGSQDDLIENEVLNTSDVIFDVKVDHNADHIVSKLTIPKIRGMVPNSDVLKFNISEGVQIDTSKDIA, from the coding sequence ATGTCAGGTAATCTTTCGATGGGTGTAGAAGTAATAAACACTCCAAGAGTATCTCAACAACAAAAAGTGGCAGTTCAAGAACTCTCCGTCTCGGAAGAGGGGCCTTACAAGCGGAAACTTGAATTATGTGCTGTCCCAAAGTCGGAAGTTTTCGCTAATAATCAAATACCTGAAATGCAGACTCCGGTCTATACGGCTCCTATCATTTCACCAACAGGTATCTATGTTCTGGACCGAAGTCTTGGCGGAGGTTTACCGCTTAGCTCCATGGTCTATTTTTCAGCAGACCCTCGATCAATGTCAGAGGTTTTCCTTTACGAATTCACTCAATCACGCAAGACATACTATTTTACCACTGGTCGCAGACCTAAATATATTCAGAGGGATATAATAAACCAGAATCTTGATCCTTCTCGCATCATATTTGTCGATATCTATAGCGAGTATTATTTTACTCCACTTGGTGATATGATCGATAATGTAGGCAATGAGCATATCGACTCTAAGATAATCGAGTTCACTGAATATAATCTACAAAACATCCAGAACGATGCTGGTGACGAAGACATTAATATCATTTTTGACAATTTTACATTCTTCATGAATCTCAATGTGAACCCTGGTCTACTGAAACGGCTAACCAATATAATCTACGAAAACTCTAAGGAGACCAATAGTATGACCTACCTTTATGCATTGAAGGGAAGTCAGGATGATCTGATCGAAAATGAAGTGTTAAACACTTCTGATGTTATCTTCGATGTAAAAGTTGACCACAATGCTGATCATATAGTAAGCAAGCTAACAATTCCTAAGATACGTGGAATGGTGCCTAACTCAGATGTTCTCAAATTCAACATTTCAGAAGGTGTGCAGATCGATACTTCTAAAGATATTGCGTGA
- a CDS encoding helix-turn-helix transcriptional regulator translates to MEIEEKTLKIIQDSKDGVFQNELWKLLEIDSRKCSRILNKLIKAELISRESSVNNGASTYLIKIVAPEEESFDLLLAGEMFSPCAGCRLACQPEECELLSAWVSQLNAEPVETEEE, encoded by the coding sequence ATGGAAATAGAAGAGAAGACTCTAAAGATCATACAGGATAGCAAGGACGGCGTTTTTCAGAACGAGCTCTGGAAGCTACTGGAGATCGATAGCCGTAAGTGCTCAAGGATACTTAACAAGTTGATCAAAGCGGAGCTTATTTCCCGCGAATCATCTGTTAATAATGGAGCTAGCACATATCTTATCAAGATAGTTGCTCCGGAAGAGGAATCTTTCGATCTGCTCCTTGCAGGAGAGATGTTCTCCCCTTGTGCAGGCTGCAGACTTGCCTGCCAACCCGAAGAATGCGAACTGTTGTCAGCATGGGTCAGCCAGCTGAACGCAGAACCCGTAGAGACAGAAGAAGAATAA
- a CDS encoding MTAP family purine nucleoside phosphorylase, with amino-acid sequence MSIDVAILGGVGSSSFTDGDTKIIATPYGDVGVSIIQNNGKSIAMISRHSGAAEHVPPHMINYRAIIWAIREIGVKRIIATNSVGTMKDHPIGSFVVTDDFIDLNKSRISTFYDKNTVHVDMTEPYCHIISKCLMDSLDKKGLNYTRGTYVCTEGPRFETRAEIAMMSTFGDVVGMTGLPEVVLARELELCYASICTITNQACGMTDNKITADEVVEKLATTQDILLEILFDAIDNLPMERNCDCKNATSGARL; translated from the coding sequence ATGAGCATAGATGTAGCAATACTTGGTGGTGTCGGATCCTCTTCTTTTACAGATGGAGATACAAAGATCATAGCCACACCCTATGGAGATGTGGGTGTATCTATTATCCAGAACAATGGAAAGAGCATTGCAATGATCTCAAGACATTCCGGTGCAGCTGAACATGTACCCCCACATATGATCAATTACCGTGCGATCATCTGGGCTATCCGTGAAATTGGTGTAAAAAGGATAATCGCAACCAATTCAGTAGGCACCATGAAAGATCATCCAATAGGAAGCTTTGTCGTAACTGATGATTTTATCGACCTAAACAAAAGTCGCATATCCACATTCTACGATAAGAATACCGTTCATGTTGACATGACGGAGCCATATTGTCACATAATAAGTAAATGTCTTATGGATTCACTTGATAAAAAAGGTCTCAACTACACCAGAGGCACCTATGTATGTACCGAAGGGCCACGTTTTGAGACACGGGCAGAAATAGCAATGATGAGCACTTTCGGAGATGTTGTGGGGATGACAGGATTACCGGAAGTTGTGTTGGCAAGGGAACTGGAACTTTGCTATGCATCCATTTGTACCATCACCAATCAGGCTTGTGGAATGACCGATAACAAGATAACTGCAGATGAAGTTGTAGAAAAGTTAGCCACAACACAGGATATCCTGCTGGAAATACTATTCGATGCCATCGACAATCTTCCTATGGAAAGAAATTGTGACTGCAAAAATGCGACCAGTGGTGCACGGCTTTAA
- a CDS encoding 6-hydroxymethylpterin diphosphokinase MptE-like protein translates to MDFKKWEPVYEAILEDFGFSREDDQNAATILSHLLIGPNTASTDVLEELISGKDVLVCGNAPTLAQELDQVKIEDHVVITADGATATLVDRGIIPAVIVTDLDGDVEKEIQANKEGSIAVIHAHGDNIELILKYAPRFKNIIGTTQAAPFGNIYNFGGFTDGDRCVFLAGEFNAASITLAGFDFDDENVTEMKYKKLGWAKKLLGVL, encoded by the coding sequence ATGGATTTTAAAAAGTGGGAGCCAGTCTATGAAGCGATCCTCGAGGACTTCGGTTTCTCAAGGGAAGATGATCAGAATGCTGCCACCATTCTTTCCCATCTTCTGATAGGACCTAACACCGCAAGTACCGATGTACTTGAAGAGCTCATTTCTGGAAAGGATGTGCTGGTTTGTGGGAATGCACCCACACTGGCACAAGAGCTCGATCAGGTCAAGATAGAAGACCACGTTGTCATCACAGCCGATGGTGCCACTGCAACCCTTGTTGACAGAGGTATCATCCCGGCCGTTATCGTGACAGACCTTGACGGCGATGTGGAAAAAGAGATACAGGCAAACAAGGAAGGCTCAATTGCAGTCATACACGCCCACGGCGATAATATTGAACTTATCCTGAAGTATGCTCCAAGGTTCAAAAACATCATCGGCACCACACAGGCAGCACCCTTTGGCAACATATACAACTTCGGTGGTTTCACCGACGGTGACAGATGTGTTTTTCTCGCAGGCGAGTTCAATGCAGCCAGCATAACCCTGGCAGGTTTCGATTTTGACGATGAGAACGTAACTGAGATGAAATATAAGAAGCTTGGCTGGGCGAAGAAGTTGCTCGGTGTCTTGTGA
- a CDS encoding DUF373 family protein, whose product MRTLVICIDRDNDLGEKANVSSPIIGREDNIKAAVELATVDPEDSDSNTIFGGVNVLNELHSKGIDAEIVTFAGDKNVGIISDQKIVVQLDAFLEENDITNAIFISDGAEDETLLPIVQSRIKIDSVKRIVVQQSANLESTYYILKNAFNDPKISQTFFVPIGLTALIYAIFLLANYPEGAIIGISAAIGAYMLYRGFNLDQPFALLRERMKGSFYEGQMTFVTNTIAIILAVIATMIGAITLWKYFTTGGGWYYGLITLFTVFINVTVWWYVIAILFANIGKMVDLKRNDHFSLKDVSPSLFITAMGLLFWGASTYILTIGAFPGATDSPNFSIQYFIYSVVGAIIIALAGIKISQNESIYDTKRKITKGKKDKNKN is encoded by the coding sequence ATGCGAACTTTAGTGATCTGCATCGACAGGGATAATGACCTGGGAGAAAAGGCGAATGTCTCCAGCCCGATCATAGGGCGGGAAGATAATATCAAAGCTGCAGTGGAACTTGCAACTGTTGACCCTGAAGACTCCGACTCAAATACGATATTCGGAGGTGTCAATGTCCTCAATGAACTACACTCAAAAGGTATCGATGCAGAAATTGTGACCTTTGCAGGGGACAAGAATGTAGGGATAATATCAGATCAGAAGATAGTTGTCCAGCTTGATGCATTCCTGGAAGAGAATGATATCACTAACGCAATCTTTATTTCAGATGGTGCAGAAGATGAAACCCTTTTACCCATCGTCCAATCACGCATCAAGATAGACTCAGTAAAACGAATAGTGGTCCAGCAGAGTGCAAATCTTGAAAGTACATACTACATCCTCAAGAACGCATTCAATGACCCGAAGATATCACAAACGTTCTTCGTACCAATTGGACTTACAGCATTGATTTATGCGATATTCCTTCTGGCAAACTATCCAGAAGGTGCTATAATTGGCATTTCAGCAGCCATAGGTGCTTACATGCTTTACCGCGGATTCAATCTTGACCAGCCTTTCGCTCTTTTAAGAGAAAGGATGAAGGGCTCCTTCTACGAAGGTCAAATGACATTTGTGACAAATACAATTGCCATAATCCTTGCAGTAATAGCCACAATGATAGGGGCAATCACGTTGTGGAAGTACTTTACCACAGGCGGTGGCTGGTATTATGGACTTATCACGTTATTTACCGTATTCATCAATGTTACCGTCTGGTGGTATGTGATAGCTATACTTTTTGCCAACATCGGAAAAATGGTTGACCTGAAAAGAAACGATCATTTTTCATTAAAAGATGTTTCTCCATCTCTATTCATTACAGCAATGGGATTGCTTTTCTGGGGTGCAAGTACCTACATACTTACAATCGGTGCATTCCCTGGTGCAACAGACTCACCCAACTTTAGCATCCAATATTTCATATATTCAGTAGTAGGAGCAATAATAATTGCTCTTGCAGGCATTAAGATATCCCAGAATGAATCCATTTATGACACAAAACGTAAGATCACGAAGGGTAAAAAGGATAAAAATAAGAACTAA
- a CDS encoding DUF5814 domain-containing protein translates to MTLWTFLKAEKAKVIVMAIKDRKRVPLLTGELILRPSSAGPRPHKFRVVKDEKDDLRPPEEFIELLRISERILIDIESEKSSEAAVRELITDFHLESEDVHVCRFCLLKKQFNFINKKSIKYHHELICEDCAKEELEMALRNAHSYIGDEAADRILHIMLTTRDLDRTIGMLSPEELDLEYTRFDTIEQQTHANKIKIKDVPLSKKLKDILLQKSDTFLPVQSLSIEKGLLERRNQLVTSVTATGKTLIGEIAGIENILHGHGKMLYLVPLVALANQKYDQFNKRYSGIGLNTSIRVGSSKIRTSKTKKMKRGLDADIIVGTYEGLDVILRTGDADLLGQIGTVVIDEVHMIEDSERGHRLDGVIGRLKYVASGAQFIYLSATVAKPKLLAKRLNTELVEYEYRPVPIERHLLFCPDSSKIRLMTKLAKDEYAKVSSKGHRGQTIIFTNSRRNCHSIAQAISIPASPYHAGLSMEERKKVERRFEKGDIPVVVTTAALAAGVDFPASQVIFESLAMGIEWLNMQEFLQMLGRAGRPDFHDRGIVVLLATPQKHYTSEQTGTEEEVAIKLLNGEMEHTDVKYGEEEQIEEILATAAVTNSKRDLETIHKNMLADFEFSSLLAKLKKKKFITIKDDSIALTKFGSIAAGHFLSISKAFLIRDAVLSDHRAIEIVTNLEFFEAVYFKYAAQISTALKINMPSRVFQGASMDIVMEGENLSKLETKMQDQILDFAADFLTCGCKDSPFCGCPEHLFSEKIINMRMDGYDPIQIVRQLEDKYGITAYPGDMLGYLDDTIRNLDAVERIATVYSKKDIAYSARDLKKLIEG, encoded by the coding sequence ATGACATTGTGGACATTCCTAAAAGCTGAGAAGGCAAAGGTCATCGTAATGGCGATCAAGGACCGTAAAAGAGTGCCACTTCTGACCGGAGAACTTATCCTTCGCCCCTCATCTGCAGGCCCACGTCCGCACAAATTCCGCGTGGTCAAAGATGAGAAAGATGATTTAAGACCACCAGAAGAGTTCATAGAGCTTCTTAGGATCTCAGAACGCATTCTTATCGACATTGAAAGTGAAAAAAGTAGCGAAGCTGCTGTCAGGGAACTCATTACAGATTTCCATCTGGAATCGGAAGATGTGCATGTGTGCAGATTCTGCCTACTGAAAAAACAGTTCAATTTCATTAATAAAAAGTCGATCAAATATCATCACGAACTTATTTGCGAAGATTGTGCAAAGGAAGAACTTGAGATGGCACTTCGTAATGCACATAGTTATATTGGTGATGAAGCTGCAGATCGCATCCTACATATCATGCTCACCACGCGTGATCTTGACCGCACCATAGGTATGCTCAGCCCGGAAGAACTTGACCTTGAATATACACGATTCGATACGATAGAGCAACAGACACATGCCAATAAGATAAAGATAAAGGATGTCCCGCTCTCAAAAAAGCTTAAAGATATACTGCTTCAAAAATCCGATACATTCCTGCCGGTACAATCACTATCCATCGAAAAGGGATTGCTGGAGAGAAGGAATCAGCTTGTTACATCAGTTACTGCTACCGGAAAGACCCTTATTGGAGAGATCGCAGGTATTGAGAACATCTTGCATGGACATGGAAAGATGCTCTATCTGGTCCCTCTTGTGGCACTGGCGAACCAGAAATATGATCAGTTCAACAAACGTTATTCAGGGATAGGACTCAATACCTCGATAAGGGTAGGAAGTTCGAAGATAAGGACATCGAAGACAAAGAAGATGAAAAGGGGACTTGATGCCGACATTATAGTGGGTACATATGAAGGTCTTGACGTTATACTTCGTACAGGGGATGCCGATCTTCTGGGACAGATTGGTACTGTGGTCATCGATGAAGTGCATATGATAGAAGACTCTGAGCGTGGTCACCGCCTAGATGGAGTTATCGGGAGGCTCAAGTACGTTGCATCAGGTGCTCAGTTCATTTACCTTTCAGCAACTGTAGCAAAACCAAAGTTGCTCGCAAAAAGACTCAATACCGAGCTTGTGGAATATGAATACCGGCCGGTACCCATTGAAAGACATCTGCTTTTCTGCCCGGATAGCAGCAAGATAAGACTGATGACAAAGCTTGCCAAGGACGAGTATGCCAAGGTCTCTTCGAAGGGACACCGGGGACAGACGATCATATTCACAAATTCACGCCGGAACTGCCACAGTATAGCACAGGCAATATCGATACCTGCATCCCCATACCATGCAGGTCTTTCAATGGAGGAAAGAAAGAAGGTCGAAAGACGGTTTGAGAAGGGAGATATACCGGTCGTGGTAACTACAGCAGCCCTTGCTGCCGGAGTGGATTTCCCGGCATCACAGGTCATCTTTGAATCCCTGGCCATGGGCATAGAATGGCTGAACATGCAGGAGTTCCTTCAGATGCTTGGTCGTGCAGGAAGACCTGATTTCCATGACCGGGGTATTGTGGTCTTGCTTGCCACCCCTCAGAAACATTATACCAGTGAACAGACCGGTACTGAAGAGGAAGTTGCCATCAAGCTCCTGAATGGTGAAATGGAACATACGGATGTGAAGTATGGTGAAGAGGAACAGATAGAGGAAATACTGGCAACCGCTGCCGTTACTAACTCTAAAAGAGATCTGGAGACCATACACAAAAACATGCTGGCAGACTTTGAATTTAGTTCACTGCTTGCTAAATTGAAAAAGAAGAAGTTTATTACGATAAAGGATGATTCCATCGCACTTACGAAGTTCGGAAGTATTGCAGCCGGACATTTCCTTTCGATCTCAAAGGCATTCTTGATACGTGATGCAGTCCTTTCAGATCATAGAGCCATAGAGATCGTCACAAATCTCGAGTTCTTTGAGGCTGTTTATTTCAAGTATGCAGCCCAGATATCAACTGCCCTGAAGATAAATATGCCTTCGAGGGTATTTCAGGGAGCTTCAATGGATATTGTTATGGAAGGTGAGAACCTTTCGAAACTTGAAACCAAGATGCAGGATCAGATACTGGACTTTGCTGCGGATTTCCTGACGTGCGGATGCAAGGACAGCCCATTTTGCGGATGTCCTGAACATTTGTTCTCCGAGAAGATCATCAACATGAGGATGGATGGTTATGATCCTATACAGATTGTCAGGCAGCTTGAGGATAAGTATGGAATTACTGCTTATCCTGGTGATATGCTCGGTTATCTTGATGATACCATAAGGAACCTTGATGCTGTTGAGAGGATCGCGACAGTATATTCAAAGAAGGATATCGCATATTCTGCAAGGGATTTGAAAAAGCTCATTGAAGGCTGA
- a CDS encoding NAD-dependent succinate-semialdehyde dehydrogenase has protein sequence MKKIVSMNPATGEVNEEIELYSEERINRTITKARTTFLEWKNLDISERAHYLKTAATQLRKDKDELGRIITIEMGKPIKESVPEVEKCAWALEYYAENAENFLAPEAVETDALESGVSFEPKGVILSIMPWNFPFWQALRFAAPALVGGNTVILKHASSVPMCALAIEKVFADAGLPEGAFQTLIIDGRTASELIARDEIAAVTFTGSLTAGRKVAEAAGRNMKKAVLELGGSDPFIVLDDANVEMAAKAGVNSRFQNGGQSCIAAKRFIVTEAVADEFLRIFIGSARKLQVGDPMDPQTDVGPLVNAQQVDIIDAQVKDSVDKGAELLLEGGRLDRLGSFYAPVILSNVNENMRVLKEETFGPVAPVIIVKDEEEAIRVAGNSDFGLGASLWTEDREHAMEIEKHIESGILSVNSMVASDPRLPFGGVKKSGIGRELYKYGLYEFMNIKSIKVY, from the coding sequence ATGAAGAAAATAGTCTCTATGAATCCGGCAACAGGGGAAGTAAATGAGGAAATTGAACTTTATTCCGAAGAGAGGATCAACCGGACCATAACAAAGGCAAGAACTACTTTTCTTGAATGGAAGAACCTTGACATTTCCGAAAGAGCACATTATCTAAAAACGGCGGCAACGCAACTAAGAAAAGACAAGGATGAACTGGGCCGTATCATAACGATCGAGATGGGTAAACCCATCAAGGAGTCAGTTCCCGAAGTGGAGAAGTGTGCGTGGGCTCTCGAATACTACGCAGAAAATGCGGAGAATTTCCTTGCGCCGGAAGCTGTGGAAACCGATGCCCTGGAATCCGGGGTCTCATTTGAGCCAAAGGGAGTGATACTCAGCATAATGCCCTGGAATTTCCCGTTCTGGCAGGCCCTTCGTTTCGCTGCACCGGCACTTGTAGGAGGTAATACAGTCATACTGAAGCATGCCAGCTCCGTGCCCATGTGTGCTCTTGCAATTGAAAAGGTGTTTGCTGATGCAGGTCTTCCGGAAGGAGCATTCCAGACCCTGATTATCGACGGCAGGACCGCCTCGGAACTCATCGCAAGGGATGAGATCGCAGCAGTCACTTTCACAGGCAGTCTTACTGCAGGCAGGAAGGTGGCGGAAGCTGCAGGCAGGAATATGAAAAAGGCCGTGCTTGAGCTTGGAGGCAGTGATCCGTTCATCGTTCTTGATGATGCCAATGTAGAGATGGCCGCAAAGGCAGGAGTGAACAGTCGCTTCCAGAACGGCGGCCAGAGTTGCATTGCAGCCAAGCGTTTCATAGTTACAGAAGCTGTGGCCGATGAGTTCCTGCGTATCTTTATTGGATCCGCACGAAAGCTACAGGTCGGAGACCCAATGGACCCACAAACAGATGTTGGCCCCTTGGTCAATGCGCAACAGGTGGACATCATTGATGCACAAGTAAAGGATTCTGTGGACAAAGGTGCCGAACTCCTGCTTGAGGGGGGAAGACTTGACAGGCTAGGGTCATTTTATGCACCTGTTATCCTCAGTAATGTCAACGAGAACATGCGTGTGTTGAAGGAAGAGACATTCGGACCCGTTGCACCTGTTATCATTGTCAAGGATGAAGAGGAGGCCATACGGGTTGCAGGCAACAGCGATTTCGGGCTTGGTGCCAGCCTGTGGACCGAAGATCGGGAACATGCAATGGAAATTGAAAAACATATTGAATCCGGCATATTGTCGGTGAACTCAATGGTTGCTTCGGACCCCCGCCTTCCA
- a CDS encoding LSM domain-containing protein, whose protein sequence is MFPNKKVQKMIGSKVQVEMKGDQHILEGTLQSADDYLNLHLVDTTEIADGQRLRSLGSVVLRGNNIILIVPVEN, encoded by the coding sequence TTGTTCCCAAATAAGAAAGTTCAGAAAATGATTGGATCTAAAGTACAGGTAGAGATGAAGGGCGACCAGCACATCCTTGAAGGTACGTTACAAAGTGCTGATGACTACCTTAACCTGCATCTGGTGGATACTACAGAAATTGCTGATGGACAGCGCCTACGATCTCTTGGTTCCGTTGTATTAAGAGGAAACAACATAATTTTGATCGTGCCTGTAGAGAACTAA